GGTCGGCGTTCTTAATGGTGGTCAGGCGGTGGGCGATGACCAGCGTGGTTCGGCCCACGGAGAGGTCGGCCAGCGACTGCTGGATCGCCGCTTCAGTCTCGGTATCCAGCGCCGAGGTTGCCTCATCCAGAATCAGAATCGGCGGATTCTTCAGGAACATCCGGGCGATAGCCAGGCGCTGCTTCTGTCCGCCGGACAGCTTCACGCCGCGTTCGCCGATCACCGTATCCATTCCGTCCGGCAGGCTGTTAATCAGCTCCTCCAGGTGGGCCTGGCGGGCGGCCTGCCAGATGTCCGCAAGCCCCGCATCCAGTCTGCCGTAGGCAATATTCTCGCGGATAGTGCCGGAGAAGAGGAACACATCCTGCTGCACGATGCCAATCTGCTTGCGCAGCGCATTCAGCTTCATGTCGCGGATGTCGGTCCCGTCGATGGTGATCGAGCCGCCGGTCACATCGTAGAAGCGGGGGAGCAGGCTGCAGATGGTCGTTTTGCCGGCGCCGGATGGCCCGACGAAGGCGATGGTCTCTCCTGCGTTCACCAGCAGGCTAATATCCTTCAGCACCGGCCGGTCCGCTTCATAGCCGAAGCTGACCCGGTTGAAGCGGATATCGCCGTGCAGCGGACCAGGGTCGACAGCATCCGGCTTGTCGGCAATATCCGGCTCGGTGTCAATAACCTCCAGATACCGTTTGAACCCGGCAATTCCCTTCGGATAACTCTCGATGACCGCATTGATCTTCTCAATCGGCCGGAAGAAGACGTTGGAGAGCAGAATGAAGGCGACGAATTCCCCGATCTCCAGCTCTCCCTGAATGAAGAACCATGCGCCGCAGATCATCACCACCACCGTAATCAGACGGGTCATCATGTAGCTGACCGAGAAGCTGCGGGCCATCAGCTTGTAGGCCATCAGCTTGGTCTCGCGGAACTTCTGGTTGTCCACAGCGAACAGCGATTTCTCGAATTCTTCATTGGCAAAAGACTGAACCACCCGGATACCGCCGACATTGTCCTCAATCCGGGCATTGAAGTTCCCGACATTGCCGAATAAGCGGTGATAAGTATCTGTCATGCTGCGTCCGAAATAGATAATGACCCAGGCCATCACCGGCACAACGATGAAGGTAATCACAGCCAGCTTGAGATTGATATCGGCCATCAGCACGAAGGCGCCTACCAGCGTCATGACGGCAATGAACACATCCTCCGGGCCGTGGTGGGCAACCTCGCCGATATCGTTCAGGTCATTGGTAATCCTGCCGAGCAGATGCCCGGTCTTGTTGTTGTCGAAGAAGCGGAAGCTCAGCTTCTGGATGTGATCGAACATCTTTTTGCGCATATCGGTCTCGATATTGATCCCCAGCATATGGCCCCAGTAGGTGACAATATAGTTCATTGCCGTGTTCAGCGCATAGATTGCCAGCAAGGCAGCACAGGCAAGCACAATCAGCGACCAATTCTGTCCCGGCAGCAGGTCATCAATGAATTTATTGACAGCCACCGGAAAAGCAAGCTCCAGCAGACCCGCACCCACCGCACAGGTGAAGTCGATCACAAACAGCGTCTTGTATGGACGGTAATACGAGAAAAAACGGCGCAGCATTGCATATTCACTCATTTCTGTGTAGGGTTATGTATTTCTCATTGAGATTGATTCTCAAATAGACCTATGCTTAGGATACTAATGGGGCTGACGCGTTTTGTCAACGGAGAGAATGATTATAACGGCAAGCTCCGGGCTGGGCGGGTGCATAAGTTTGTATAAGATTTTGCCGGAGAAAGTGCATTGTAAGCTGCTCATGACATGCTACTATTGTGTTTGAGATCATCTGAGAATGATTATCAATGAAATTGGACACAGGAGTGAGAGAGACATGACAAATCGGGGCCGGAGATGGATCTGGACAACTGTACTTATCCTGGCTATGTCCGCTATGGCGGCTTGCGGGACGAATAATAATGAGGCTGGGGACGGCAAGCCCGTCCAGACAGGCAATGCGGCTGCGCCGGCAGCCAGCTCAGCTCCTGCGGAGACTGAAGAAGCGGCAGCTTCCGAAGGGGCAACCAGGAAGGTTGCCGGGGAATTTGGCGAGGTGGAGATTCCGGCGAACCCTAAGCGGGTAGCGGGAATCTATGTGGAGGATTACCTGAAGGCGCTCGGCGTCACCCCGGTGGTGCAGTGGTATCATCCCAGCTGGGGCAAGCAGGATTATCTGAATCTGGATGTGCCTGAATACGATATCTCCGGAAGCATAGAAGCCCTGCTGGACAAAAACCCTGATCTGATTATCGCCGACGGCGGAGCGGATGAGGCGAGATACGAGCAATATTCCAAGGTTGCACCGACCTACCGCCTGCCGGAGTCCGTACTGCAGGATTCGAGATTGACCCTGACCGCCATCGCTGAAGCGCTGGGCATCCCTGATAAGGCGAAGACCGTACTGGCGGACTACGACAAGAAGGTGGCGGACGGCAAAGCTGCGTTGCAGCAGGCGGTGGGCCAGGAGAAGGTGGCGGTGATCCGGCTGAATGCTGCGGACAAGACCTTTGCTCTTTTTGGAGTCAAAAACCGCTATACCGGCATGATCTACGATCAGTTCGGCCTGACACCTATCCCTATGGCAGCTGAGATGACGGATTATCAGTCGATTATTTCCGAAGAAGTGATCCCGGAGCTTGAAGCGGACCATATCATTATATTCCCCGATAATGGCGCCTGGGACAGTGAGGTCAACCAGGAAGCGGTCAAGCTGCTTGACGGGCCGCTCTGGAAGAACCTGCCTGCGGTGAAGAACGGCAACATCTACCGTATGGAGCGTTCCCACTGGCAGTCGGGCGGGATTACAGCCAATCAGATGAAGCTGGATGATCTGCTTAAGGCCATGGTGAAATAATCCGCCGTCAGGCAGGGGTAAAATTATAAGCGGGAAGAAGGTCTATCGGTAAGGTTGATAGATCTTCTTTTTTGTTTTACACTTGAGTCTATGATAATGATTCTCAGTCAGGAGGAGCGGCAGTATGACGGAACCGTTGCAGGAACACGCGAAGACAAGGCTGCTCCACAGCCTGATGAATATAGAAATGGTTACACATTCCCCGTCCGGGATGGATCAGACCGCAGTCTATCAGGAGCATACCTTGATTGTTGTGACGGAGGGGCAGGGTTGGCTCAAGGCAGAGGACAGGCAATATCCTCTGGAGAGAGGGACCGGATTCCTGGCCGAGGCCGGATCGCTGAACCGGATTCAGGCCGGGGAGCAGGGGATCAGCTGGTACCGACTGGAGTTCAGCCTCATTCCGGCAGGGCGCGGCAAGCTTGGTACAGGGGACAAGGGACCGCAGGGGCTTGGTGAATATATGCTCCGCCTGGGTTATCTGGATTGCCGGCCGTTCTCGCAGTGTGCCTTGCTGCTGGATTCTATCTTTTACAGCTTCCGGCGTCCTGAGGATCTCGAATGGTTCGCGGCCCAGACCCGGTTCCAGGAGCTGATGCTGCTGATTATGCGGGCGAATGCTCCACACCTGAAGGCTAAGGATGACCGCGTGGCTGTGGAGGATTCGATCCGCTACATGGAAGAGCATTGCAGTGAACCGTTATCCGTCGATCAGCTGGCTGAGATTGCCGGGATCGGGCGGGCACGTTACACGCAGATCTTCAAAGATATAACCGGCCGGATGCCTCTGGAGCACTTGAACGGACTGCGTATTGAACGGGCCCAGCAGCAGCTTCTGCTGACCCGCGACCGGCTGCATGAGATTGCCCTGGCTGCGGGCTACAGCAATGAATATTACTTCAACCGCCGCTTCAAAAGAACGGTAGGCGTCACTCCCGGACAGTACCGGAGCCTCCATCAGGAGGGGGTCCGGGTCTTTGCCCCTTGTCTGGAGGATTATCTGCTGGCACTGGGCATCACTCCGGCTGTGCAGTATTGCCATGCCAAATGGGGCAAGCAAGAATACCTCGGGCTGGATCAGGTTCCGGCGTTCGATATCTCAAGCGGAGACTGGCAGGGTCTCTCCCGTTATAAGCCGGAGCTGATTATGCTGGATGACGGCTTCCGGCGCTGGCAGCTGGGGGAATGCAGCCGGGTGGCCCCGCTGTTCCGGCTCCCGTTCCACCAGGAGGACTGGCGGGCAACGCTCCGCAGCGCAGCAGCCGTCTTCGGAAGAACGGCACAGGTGCAGGAGGTGATCGGCCAATATGAGGAGCAGGCCCGGCAGGCCAAGCGGCTGCTCAGCCGCAGCGTCCGCGGGCAGACCGCAGCGCTGCTGCGGATTTCGGCCTGCGGGGTGACCCTGTATGGCAGCGAGAATCTGGGCTATGTCTCGAATGTGCTGTATGACGATCTGGGGCTGGGGCGGCATCCTCTGGTCCGGCAGCTTACCCGCGGGCAGAAGCGTGTGAGCCTGAGTTCTGAAGAGCTGTCCGGCTTGACCGCAGATCATTTATTCATTACCTTCGACCGGCAGGAGGGCGAGGGGCGTGAGCTGCTGGATACACCGCTGTGGAGAAGCCTGCCTGCTGTACGCAACAACTGTGTGTACGAGGTGGATTTCATGGCCTGGATGAATTACGGTGTGCTGTCGCATCAGCGCAAGATCGCGGATGTGCTAAATGTGATGGCTTGAAGCAGTATGTCAGCGCAGAATAAAAAAGACTTGCAATTCTCCGCCAAAGAGAGTATATTCTTAATTACGGTGATTGAATCACTGAATACATAATATGCGGTCATGGCGGAATTGGCAGACGCGCTGGCTTCAGGTGCCAGTGGTAGCAATATCGTGGAGGTTCGAGTCCTCTTGACCGCATCCGCATTACAAACAGGCTTCGGATGACTGAATATAGTCATCGCGAAGCCTCTTTTTGTTTTTCTTTTGGTGTGTTAGAAATATGAGTTCCGCGCCGGAATGAACAGTTAGGCTATAAGACACCGGCATCATTCACCCGTTGAATATTTTTTTACAGACACACTGTAACCTTTCGGCGGGTTCAGACGAATAAGCAGTGGAGGGCACAGCAGGAGAGGAGGCGGCAAGAGGCGGACAGTATGGAATATAAGAATGCAGAGGCCCGGACGTCACAGTCAGGGAAGGCAGGACAAGCTCCGCCCGAGGAGGAGAATGCGGTGCTTCTCAAGTTCCGGGAGGGGAGCCTCGAGGCGTTTGAATGGCTGGTCCGGCACTACCGGGAGCCTGCGGTACGGTTTGCGTACCACTTAACGGGCGATTATTACACTGCCGAGGATCTGGCGCAGGACTGCTTCGCCTATCTGCTGGTGTACCCGGAGAAGTATGATTACCGGGCCTCCTTCAAAACGTATCTCTTCACCCTTGTGCGCAACAAAAGCATTGACTCCATCCGCAAGCGCGCAAGACAGCGGAGTATGCCGCTCGCAGAAGAGGGCGGCAGGCTGGCGGGAACGGATATAGCAGATCTTGCGTCCGGCAAAACTGGCAGCATACATATACCGGATGAGGATAACCCTGAGCGGCTGGCCATTATCCGGGAGGAGGACCGGGAGTGGCGGAGAAGGCTGCTGCGGCTGAAGCCGGAGTACTGCCAGGCTATCTATCTGGTGGATCTGGCACAGCTGTCCTATGAGCAGGCGGCTGCGGTCATGGGCCGCGGGGCCATGAGCTTCAAGGTGCTGCTGCACCGGGCCCGCAAGAAGCTTAGACAAGTCTACGAGAAGGAGGAGTGGGATTGTGAAGTCCAAGGAGCAGAGGCACGAACAGGAGCAGCTATTTCTGGATGAGGTCTACCGCAAGGCCCGTCTGCTGGAATATGACAAGCGCGAAGCGGAGAAGGTGCTGTACAACCGCAAGATAATGGCAAAACGCAGGGTATGGACGGTATCCGCGATCACAATCGTTACGGCTGCTTTTGCCCTGATGATCCATATGGGAAAGATCGACCAGTGGACGTGCGTTCTGCTGTCCCTCCTTCTGATTGCGGCGGGTCTGCTGATCGAGAAGCTGGAGCTGGCATGGAGCCCGGAGAATGACAGATGAACAGAGGAGAGGAAGGCAATGGAGCTAGTTGTTAACCATTTAACCAAAACGTACGGGAGCAAGCAGGCGCTGCAGGATATCAGCTTCCGCGTAGGCGAAGGGATTCACGGCCTGCTGGGGCCAAACGGGGCGGGCAAAACCACGCTGATGCGCCTGCTCGCCACCCTGCTGGAACCGACCTCGGGTACGGTGGAGATTGGCGGAGTTCCCTTGAAGGATAAAGCGCGCGTCCGCGGGCTGGTCGGGTATCTGCCCCAGGAATTCGCCTTCTATCCGGGGATGAGCGTCTATGAGGCGATGGATTACCTGGCGCTGTTATCCGGTATCGGCGGCCGCGCCGAACGGAAGCGGAGGATTAATCATCTGCTGGAGCAGGTGAATCTGACCGAGCAGCGCCGGACCAAGGTCAAGGCGCTGTCCGGCGGAATGAAGCGGCGGCTCGGTGTGGCGCAGGCCATGGTTCATGAGCCGAAGCTTCTCATTGTCGATGAGCCGACAGCCGGGCTTGACCCGGAGGAGCGCATCCGCTTCCGGCGGCTGCTCAGCCGGTTCGCCGAAGGGCGGATTGTGCTTTTGTCCACGCATGTTGTTGAAGATGTGGAGTCCACCTGTGAGCAGATGACCGTATTGCACCGGGGCAGCCTGCGCTATCACGGCAGAATCGGCGATTTAACCGCCGCGGCCGCCGGGCGCGTGTGGATTGCTGAGCTGGAACGAACGCAGTGGGAGCGGGACCGCGACCGGTTCCCGGTATTGTCCGCTGTGCCGGAAGGCAGCCGGATGCGGGTCCGCGTTCTGTCGGATGATCAGCCCTATGCAGAAGCGCAGCAGGCTTCGCCATCGATTGAGGATGCGTACCTCTACCTCATGCGCAGGGAGGAATCGTTCGTATGATTGCCCTGATCGGCAAGGAGATGCGCATGACCCTGCGCAGTCTGGTCTTTTACCTGTTCATTATCGCCAGTGTCTTCTTCTACTTGACTTCCTATGCTACAGAGGAGACCTGGGGTGAGCTTGGTCCGCCCACTGTTGGCACGCCGCAGAATCTGGGCACGGCGGAGCACCCTTTTTACGGCTGGGCAGAGCCGGCAGATTCCCGCAGTCTGGCTGAACAGATGAAGCTTAGTATGGTGCGCGACCTGGAAGCCGAAACCGCTGAGAAAATCCGGCTGGGCTTCCCTGTTCAGGTAAAGCTGGATGCTAAAGAGAAAGAGGCGCTCGCTGCCGCCATCGCGGAGCTGGATCAGATCCTGAAGTCCCCGGACAGTTACACTATGGAGGAGGTTAACCGTGTCGGGGAGACCTTGAACAAGCATCTGGGCGGCAGCAGTATGTATAAGCCGGGGCTGAGTGATTTCGGTTATGGTATTGAGTCAGTGGATGAGGCTATGAAGGTACAGGAGGAAGCGCTTGCCGAATACCACGCCAAGGTAGATGCAGGTGAACTTCTGCCTGGAGCAGCGCGATACTTCAGCGACTACCTGTCGCTGCCGGCCGGGATTTTCCCTGTCTTCCTGTCCGCCTTCCTGCTGCTGCGTGACCGGTCCAGCCGGATGCATGAGCTGATCTACAGCCGCCGGGTCTCCCCTTGGGTGTACGTCAGCTCCAAATTTATCGCCCAGGGCATCATGCTCTCCTTGATCTATCTCGCCCTTGCTGTCCTCGGGGGCTGGCAGACAGCAGATACTATGGAACTGACAGGCCAGACGGGGCAGGCGGTAACGGTCTTTCTCGGGTACACCGCCTGGTGGCTGCTGCCTACCCTGTGGGCTTCGGTAGCCTTCGGGATGTTCGGCTCGATGCTGTTCCGCCGGGGAATTGTCCCGGTTGCCTTGCAGATAGTGTGGTGGTTCGTATCGGTGCTGCCGCTGATGGGCTCCTACGGGCTGAACCGGCTGTTTATCCGCTTCAACTCACCTGATGATTACATTCTGTATAAGGAATGGGCCGATGAGATTGCCTTGAACCGCAGCTTCTACTTACTGCTTGCCGTGCTGTTGGCCGCAGGGGCGGCGTGGCTGTGGGAGAGAAACCGCAGCCGGACGGATGCCTCCGGAAGGCTGAGCCGGAGGAGCTCCAAGCGGGCCCTGGATGGCATTCTGGAAGTGGAGGGAGCGCGATGAGGCGGCAGATTCTCCTGCCGCTGGCCGGGTACAACCTCAAGCTGACGGTGCATTATTCCTGGCTGCTCTCAGCGGCGCTGCTGGCTGCTGTCCCGGTCTTCCTGGACCCGCAGCTGATGGACAGAGCAGGGGCCGCGAAGCTGGGCGAGCTGCTGGTCAGCTTCACCGGGCTAATCGTCTATCCGCATCTGGCGCTGCTGGAGGATGGCGGCATCTCCGAGACGCTCTATGCCAAGCGGTTACGCCAGCATCCGTTATTCCTGTTCCGCTGGCTGCTGACCGCACTCTACATTTTCCTTGCCACTGCTATGCTGTTCGGCTGGCTGCATGGCGCCGGTGCTGCGTTCGCCTTGTGGCCGATGATTGGCGGGACGGTGATAACCGCAGTAGCGCTAGGATCGGCCGGACTGACAGCTGCGCTTCTGTGCGGCAACCTGTCGGCCGGATACATTGCCGGCTTC
This region of Paenibacillus sp. FSL K6-1096 genomic DNA includes:
- a CDS encoding ABC transporter ATP-binding protein, which codes for MLRRFFSYYRPYKTLFVIDFTCAVGAGLLELAFPVAVNKFIDDLLPGQNWSLIVLACAALLAIYALNTAMNYIVTYWGHMLGINIETDMRKKMFDHIQKLSFRFFDNNKTGHLLGRITNDLNDIGEVAHHGPEDVFIAVMTLVGAFVLMADINLKLAVITFIVVPVMAWVIIYFGRSMTDTYHRLFGNVGNFNARIEDNVGGIRVVQSFANEEFEKSLFAVDNQKFRETKLMAYKLMARSFSVSYMMTRLITVVVMICGAWFFIQGELEIGEFVAFILLSNVFFRPIEKINAVIESYPKGIAGFKRYLEVIDTEPDIADKPDAVDPGPLHGDIRFNRVSFGYEADRPVLKDISLLVNAGETIAFVGPSGAGKTTICSLLPRFYDVTGGSITIDGTDIRDMKLNALRKQIGIVQQDVFLFSGTIRENIAYGRLDAGLADIWQAARQAHLEELINSLPDGMDTVIGERGVKLSGGQKQRLAIARMFLKNPPILILDEATSALDTETEAAIQQSLADLSVGRTTLVIAHRLTTIKNADRIIVVNEDGIAEEGRHEELIAAGGTYSRLHQAQYNN
- a CDS encoding ABC transporter substrate-binding protein; amino-acid sequence: MTNRGRRWIWTTVLILAMSAMAACGTNNNEAGDGKPVQTGNAAAPAASSAPAETEEAAASEGATRKVAGEFGEVEIPANPKRVAGIYVEDYLKALGVTPVVQWYHPSWGKQDYLNLDVPEYDISGSIEALLDKNPDLIIADGGADEARYEQYSKVAPTYRLPESVLQDSRLTLTAIAEALGIPDKAKTVLADYDKKVADGKAALQQAVGQEKVAVIRLNAADKTFALFGVKNRYTGMIYDQFGLTPIPMAAEMTDYQSIISEEVIPELEADHIIIFPDNGAWDSEVNQEAVKLLDGPLWKNLPAVKNGNIYRMERSHWQSGGITANQMKLDDLLKAMVK
- a CDS encoding helix-turn-helix domain-containing protein — its product is MTEPLQEHAKTRLLHSLMNIEMVTHSPSGMDQTAVYQEHTLIVVTEGQGWLKAEDRQYPLERGTGFLAEAGSLNRIQAGEQGISWYRLEFSLIPAGRGKLGTGDKGPQGLGEYMLRLGYLDCRPFSQCALLLDSIFYSFRRPEDLEWFAAQTRFQELMLLIMRANAPHLKAKDDRVAVEDSIRYMEEHCSEPLSVDQLAEIAGIGRARYTQIFKDITGRMPLEHLNGLRIERAQQQLLLTRDRLHEIALAAGYSNEYYFNRRFKRTVGVTPGQYRSLHQEGVRVFAPCLEDYLLALGITPAVQYCHAKWGKQEYLGLDQVPAFDISSGDWQGLSRYKPELIMLDDGFRRWQLGECSRVAPLFRLPFHQEDWRATLRSAAAVFGRTAQVQEVIGQYEEQARQAKRLLSRSVRGQTAALLRISACGVTLYGSENLGYVSNVLYDDLGLGRHPLVRQLTRGQKRVSLSSEELSGLTADHLFITFDRQEGEGRELLDTPLWRSLPAVRNNCVYEVDFMAWMNYGVLSHQRKIADVLNVMA
- a CDS encoding RNA polymerase sigma factor is translated as MEYKNAEARTSQSGKAGQAPPEEENAVLLKFREGSLEAFEWLVRHYREPAVRFAYHLTGDYYTAEDLAQDCFAYLLVYPEKYDYRASFKTYLFTLVRNKSIDSIRKRARQRSMPLAEEGGRLAGTDIADLASGKTGSIHIPDEDNPERLAIIREEDREWRRRLLRLKPEYCQAIYLVDLAQLSYEQAAAVMGRGAMSFKVLLHRARKKLRQVYEKEEWDCEVQGAEARTGAAISG
- a CDS encoding ABC transporter ATP-binding protein, producing MELVVNHLTKTYGSKQALQDISFRVGEGIHGLLGPNGAGKTTLMRLLATLLEPTSGTVEIGGVPLKDKARVRGLVGYLPQEFAFYPGMSVYEAMDYLALLSGIGGRAERKRRINHLLEQVNLTEQRRTKVKALSGGMKRRLGVAQAMVHEPKLLIVDEPTAGLDPEERIRFRRLLSRFAEGRIVLLSTHVVEDVESTCEQMTVLHRGSLRYHGRIGDLTAAAAGRVWIAELERTQWERDRDRFPVLSAVPEGSRMRVRVLSDDQPYAEAQQASPSIEDAYLYLMRREESFV
- a CDS encoding ABC transporter permease, with amino-acid sequence MIALIGKEMRMTLRSLVFYLFIIASVFFYLTSYATEETWGELGPPTVGTPQNLGTAEHPFYGWAEPADSRSLAEQMKLSMVRDLEAETAEKIRLGFPVQVKLDAKEKEALAAAIAELDQILKSPDSYTMEEVNRVGETLNKHLGGSSMYKPGLSDFGYGIESVDEAMKVQEEALAEYHAKVDAGELLPGAARYFSDYLSLPAGIFPVFLSAFLLLRDRSSRMHELIYSRRVSPWVYVSSKFIAQGIMLSLIYLALAVLGGWQTADTMELTGQTGQAVTVFLGYTAWWLLPTLWASVAFGMFGSMLFRRGIVPVALQIVWWFVSVLPLMGSYGLNRLFIRFNSPDDYILYKEWADEIALNRSFYLLLAVLLAAGAAWLWERNRSRTDASGRLSRRSSKRALDGILEVEGAR